The genomic segment TAACGACGGTCACATATTTGTCAGTAAATCCTTTGTTGGTAATAAGTATCGATGAACTTTAAAGAGGGTTTAAGTTGATTGCTAGAAGTAacttaagagagaaaaataaaatgtaaagtGGGATACGAGTAAAGAGAATTATGGAGGAGTTGCTCCAGGATTGCCGCAAATGAGAGTAGAATGTTTGGTGTGATATGGGTTGCGTTTgtaaataaagaaagagaagttAGTATTAGGGGAAGGTGTCACAACGTAAAAGAAgttgaagataaaaagatgagtGAGGAAGTTAAGTTTTTTACATGGGTTTCTTGAACCTTGTCCAGGTTACATTGTGGGTGTTATCAAAGTAAGAAATAGAAAGGAATTAGATGGAGATGATGAAAGTTGAATTGGTGAAGAATGGGGAGAATGGGGCTATATGCGTGATGTTGATGCAGAGGGTTAGGTTTAACTAGAGTTAAGTGGAGGGAGAGAATGTTGTTGTTTtgtaaaaggagaaagaaaaatggttaCATGAAGAATGGTGGTTGTTGAAATGAATGGAGTGTCATATGTGATGGAGAAGGAAGGAAGAAAGGAGAGAGGGAATGACATGGAATGGGTGCTGGGAagttgaaagatgaagagaaagaagaaagaaaacaaaggaaGACATAGGAAGCAAGTTTTTGGTTAAAGATAAGGTTGGTCCGTAGGGTGGCCAAATTCCAAACATTATACTCAAACTATGAGAGGCTAACAAGATTATGCAAGATCCAAGCCTGAATTATGCAGTAGCTAGACAATTACCTAGGTCAACTAACACTCATGGATTATGGTTTCTTCAATTTCCTTCCCTCTATAATTGTTGCATCAGTAGTCTTTCTTGCCTGCTAGACACTAGATCAGTCAAACCATCAATGGGTTAGTCCTTTCATTCATAGTTTCCCTTACAGTTGAAGCTAGCTACCATGAATCACACTCattctttttattcatatttacttcAGAATCTAACTTTTCAAGACTATGCCAGTTACAAAGCATCATTTCAAATGTTCAAGGCCATAATGTGAGCCATAGAATTCTTTCTTTGATACATTAAAACACCATTTAACTTAGCTATATACCGAGAGAGCTACACTGTACACCAAATATAATTTACTCACTTCATTATCATCGCATCAGCAATAAAACAAACATCAAATTATGAACTATTTCTTCTTCTAATCATAAATACCACATTCCATTAACTTTATAGTCCAATCAACATCAATAGCCACTAATAAATCCACAGAATAGTCACTAACAATCGGACAATGGACTAACCGTTATAAGAAGAAGAGGGCAAAAGAAGAGGGCTTAATGGCCCAAGCCTCGCGACGCACGAACCCTACACCGCTCTCAACACACCAGGAAGCCCCTCATCACGGTTGTCGCCTCCTCTACGAAGCCCTCCTAACGTAGCAACAACTACTTTCTCACGCAGCCCCTGCAACCATAGAACGAAGCGCCACCGAAGAATGCCTGTGCGAATGAAACCTTGCCAATTTTGGGGAATGCTAGTGAGGGTTTGATGGCTCGAAAGAAAGGGTCCGTGAATGAAGAAAGGGTTTGATGGTCCTtgaatgaagaaagaaagaggaagTTTGGCTCAAAAAATGAAAGTTGGGCGAGGGAAACCCAAGTTTTGGGGTTTAATACTCGAGCATCTTACTGATGGGTAAGTTAATTCACCAAGCCATTATTGACAGCCtaaaggccttcggtaatattCCGCCGAAAATTTGACGTTTTCCTGTAATGGAATGAGAAAGAGAAGAATAATTTATGaacatttctttttcaatcaatcaaaatgTTTCTTAGAGATAAAATTGTTTGAATGACTTGTAGCATGCATTTGAtacatcttttatatatatatatatatatatatatatatatatatataaagtaataaaattagaattcatatactaattttgttaattattcatagaataagtattatttttaattaggtATCATTTTAGACTAAACATTggatttcataaatataaatgaacaaatggaaaaattactttttataatgattttttatattagttataattCATCCACTATAATAAGTGACAcgatgataatataaataagataacaatTTTGATACTAATTGTAGTTATAATCGATGTAGGAAGTAACAAATcgcatatttttgtaataatgaagaaacaaatttataccgattttagttataattggtgtagaaaatattttttattttgttttatttctaaacaCAAACATACACAAAGGGTTCTCAAAATGTTCTCCACTAAAATCGTATCTCACTTAACCTCAAGTGAGGGAAAACCTGAAGCAATGAAATCAGAGATGTTCCCTTAACCCACCCAACAAAAAACCCCTGCTTAATGGTGCTGTTGGTGGTTGATGTAAAGTGGAGGAGCTAGGGTACAAGAAGATACGCACACGATTTATCTTCACATAGTGGCGACGACATCATCCTTGTAGTGATTTTAGCTTCCAACTCCAACAAATGGAGAATGGACTCCTTAAGGTTCACTAGTGCGACATTGTCCTAGTTCTGACGTTAATATTGGTGGTAGCAACAACGCAATGAGCAAATGTAACCTTTTGTCAGCGGTGGCTTGAGTGAGACAGCAGAGGTTCGTAGTTCGAGCGAATTGAAGCTAGGGTTCAAAAGGATGGGAAAGGAGGTTGTGCAATAGATAGCAAAAATCATAATCATCATCAGTGAGTCTCGTTGAACATCAATGTAGCCATGGCTAGTGGTGGCTTGGTAAAATAGTGGAGATGCCTCAACTTGTAGGAATTGGGGTTCTTTCAAGTTAGCAAATTAAGTTGTCTTTTAAACTTccatttgtttcttcttttggtATTTGTGTGTACTTTATACATATGCAGGAATAAGCCCAAAATTGctaaaaacattgaaaatatgTGAGGTTTTTACAAAAAGGTACTTAAAATCTTGGTATGAGACTTGTAGAGTTGTTGGGAAAACAGTGAAGATAGAGAAGAGAGAGTTGGAGGTGTTCGAGGATGGGATACAAAATCTAAGGATAACATACTATGTGGGAAATGATTTCTATATCGGTTGTGGacttaattgatataaaatgtAACCCTTTTTGTATTtggaaccagtataaaaattggAAACTTTTTATACCGCTTGTATTTATAACCAATATAGAAGTCTTTTTTAACCGATATAAAAAGACTTCCCTACATTAATGGAGGGATTGTCTCAAATTGTAGACacaatgcattttttttctaaacacaATCAATGTATTCAATGTatacaaatgagaaattttCAATGCATAGTCTAATGCAATGTTTCATAAGACGTGATGcattgtttaaatataaaaggtATATATCACGATATAAATTATACATCATTTGAATCCAATTTAGAgatgtttattttaatgaaaataatgtacGCTTTAGTACAATGTTTTGATAATGTGATTTTGAGTCATAGGCTGggttcattttcttttccatgtGTAAAAACTCTATAATGACAATAATCTCAAGGAACCCCAAGGAAAGGAGTATAACCCACTTTACTTTCTTCTAAAATCAATACAAGTTTGctatattttcttcatttcaatTTACTTTTCCTGCATTCCTTATTGTTCTTGTACTGATTTACAATTCTTTGCATTATTTTACTGTTCTGCATGATTTTACTCGGTTTTTTACTTGCCTTtctgataacggtttaaaataccattatgtgtgatgtaattttgatactaaaagcaccctttttgacttagaaacttgctttgaCTCATgctttttaattaagttatgtgaataagagagttaaggttgaatttgatgattttatgactaattccctttgttttgatagaaaatgagttaatacaggaagcaaagatgaagtgctaagggggaaccgcacgaagcttgggcgccctatAGGAAGCTTGAGCGCAGAAAAATTGACGTCCGCCGCTCGGGCGCCCTCCTAGGCCGCCCGTGCGTCGGCCCCCGAAGCCCAGGCGTccaattgaaggctcaagccctacGAAAATCGACATCCACCGCTCGGGCGCTCTACATGGGGCGCCCGAGCGTCACGCGCTGCAGATCCGATCCAGCTTTTGCTCTGTTttgactcttttggaccgggccctgtttctactcctTTCCAGCTTTATTTAAAAGACccaggcgctctaggttttgtatctctggctagAGAAACACAAtaacacactcttccactctctaaagacggatctggaggcgggagcttcctattctactcttagggtttcactatctcatgtttttccattattcatatagtttctccatgtttatggggaactaaactctatttgttgttggggaatgatgtaaccttgtgaactctcatgtatttgaattgattcttaatttatatgcttttgtattaattattaggaaattcatctgtttcaatgcttgctctatttaactcatttagtagcatgatttatgaattgcatgagtgccgggaggtttcttacaattcaggttcttgttgaattctcccaagggtaataatatttctcaaggatgagggtatgagtacttggtcgtcttaagctcttgatcttcacacttaattttctaggaacactaggaattgcacgaactaggaattaaggcagacttattgcgccgagggatcgggttctaagtaatttagtgagtgacgttaatattaatgtaaaaagaagaattcttatatacatgagagtaaagttggtgaaatcaaaccctaacaacacaaccatctcattttataaacaatattcgttcatctttgtgttactctactattgatcaatttgcattaatatttaattttatgtctctacatttgaaaccaacaatctcattttatttaagtcttaattaattgagttatctcacacctgtttagtgccgagagtctttaGGGATATgttacttggtcttaccagtttatattacttgtgcgatttggtacacttgccgatccatcaacaagtttttggtttcgtttctagagatcaaaaatattgttaacaaatttttggcgccgtttctggggactcatggtttaaagtattctatttgtgtgattcttaattaattttggccttactttattttatttgattttatttttgtttatttttgtttcttttacttttatttttgtgctaacaatattttctagGATTTTGTGTCTAAGCTTGCAgaatgcaattcggacaagaaattaattatatgggcactcaattccaccaaagtaatttcaaccactggtgggaacctcactcaaatATGGGACTAGGTCAATTTGGATAAGCTGTCGGACAACAACAATgacagcaacaaccctctctatcagaaagatgggctaagatggatgacacccttcaataGTTAATTCAAGTGTTTGATGCTCATCATAAAAGCAATCAAGCAGCATTCAAGAGGATAGAGAAGTAGCTCGGTCACATGATTCAGAAGCTGGATGATATTGGGAATAACATGAAAGCtaaccccagagaagaatgCAACGCTGTTGTTACTAGAAGTGGAAAAGTTTTAGATGAGaggttgagttaaaaagaaaaagaagagagagaaaaaaaaagaaaaagagagaaaagaaaaagaaaggttcagtgaaaaagaaaaagataaaaatgagagggaaaaagaaaaagagagagaaaaaaaaagagaggaagaagatgagagaaagaaaaaagaatcttatgaaaaaccccttccttatccaaagaattattctaggaaggaaaaagaaaaacagtttgagcgtttcatggaaatcttcaagaaattggagattaatatACCCTTCTCTGAGGCTCTGCAACAAATGCCTTCATATgttaaatttttgaaggagttccttacaaagaaaagaaagtacattGAAGAAGAAACCATTGAAGTTCAAGGAAACTGCAGTGCTATCATACAAAAGCTCTTACCCCCCAAGTATAAAGATCCAAGAAGCTTCAATATtccttgcactatagggaatATCTCTGTTGGGAAAGCACTTATTGATCTGGGAGCCAGTATTAATGTCATGTCGCTCTCCATGTTTGAAAAGATTCAAGGGTTGGAACTCAAGCCTACTCGGATGACTCTTCAACTTGTAGACAGATCCTTGAAATATCCTTATGGGGTAGCTGAAGATGTGCTTATGAAGGtagataaatttctttttcctatGGACTTTGTCatcatggagatggaggaggacGTGAATGtacctcttattcttgggagacctttcaTGAAAACATcaagagttttgattgatgtggaaaatggaaaattgaAGGTGAGAAtgcaagatgaagaagtaaattttgatgTCTTTCAAGCCATGTCTCACCCAAAAGATGATAAGGAATGTTTTCATCTTGATTCTCTTGATGAAATTTGTATAATACAAGAGAACAAAGCAAGTAATACTCTTTCTTTGGAAGAGATGCTAGTCGACACCTGTGAAGAgtttaatgaaaaagaagaggaacTAATTGATGAATGCATGACTGATTTggaagaattaaaaaaagttcCTTTGCAAAATACAGAAGTAAAAGCCAAGGTAAGCAAAATCGAGCTGAAGATGTTACTGCTACActtgaaatatgtgtttttagaaGAAGGTGGAAACAAACCAGTTATCATCAGCAACTCTCTCtctcccaaagaagaagaaaagttagTAGAAATACTCAAAGCCAACAAAGGAGCTATTGGATGGTCAATCTCAGATCTCAAAGGTATAAGTCCAACatattgcatgcacaagataTTCATGGAGGATGATTACAAACCAGTTGCTCAACCATAGAGGAGGCTCAATCTAGTGATGAAGGAGGAAGTGAGGAAAGAAGGGCTAAAGTTACTTGAAGCTGGACTTATTTATCCTATTTCTGACAGTGCATGGGTAAGCCTAGTACAAGTGGTACCAAAAACAGGTGGGATGAcagttatttataatgaaaataatgagcTCATACCTACAAGGACTGTTACAGGATGGAGGATGTGTATTGACTACAGGAAGTTGAACAATGCTACTAGAAAGGATCACTTTTCTCTTCCGTTTATGGATCATGCTGGAGAGACTGTCAGGTCAggctttttattgttttctggaTGGATATTTAGgttacaatcaaattgtggtggatcttaaagaccaggagaagacgGCTTTCACATGCCTATTTGGAGGTTTTGCCTATAGAAAAATGTCGTTTGGGTTATGTAATGCTGCAGCAACTTTTCAGAGATGCATGCAAGCCATCTTCGCAGATTTAATAGAAAAGTGCATTGaggtcttcatggatgattttttaGTATTTGGCAGTTCCTTTCATGAGTGTTTGTCTAACTTGGATGTTGTACTTAAAAGATGCACCCAATCCAACCTCGTTCTAAATTGGGAGAAAATTCACTTTATGGTCACAAAAGGTATTGTTTTGGGGCATAAAATCTCTTCAGGGGAATTGAGGTTGATAAAGCCAAAGTGGAAGTTATTGAAAAACTTCCTCCACCAACCAATGTGAAGGGAATCAGAAGCTTTCTGGGTCATGCTGGTTTTTACagaagatttatcaaagatttttcAAACATTGCCAAACCACTAAGTAACCTCCTTGTCAAGGACGCACCCTTTGTGATGAATGATGAATGCCTTCATgcatttgatattttgaaaaaaaattgatttctgCCCCAATAATTTAGCTCCTGATTGGAACCAAGATTTTGAGCTGATGTGTGGTGCTAGTAATTATGTTATAGGAGCTGTCCTTGGccagagaagagaaaaggtatTTCACACTATTTATCATGCAAGCAAAGTTTTGAATGAAACCCAGTTGAATTATGCCACCACAGAAAAAGAATTTCTTGCTATTGTATATGCCTTGGAGAAATTTAGATCATACCTCATTGGGTCTAAAGTGATTATCTACACAGATCATGCATCTACAAAGTTTTTGCTAACCAAGCCGGATTCCAAGCTGCGATTGATTAGATTGGTGCTTCTACTACAAGAGTTTGATGTGGAAATTCGTGAcaagaaaggaagtgaaaaaTTAATTGTTGATCACTTATCTCGGTTGGTTAACAGTGAAGTTACAAGCAAGGAAGcagaaatctgggaatctttcTCTAATGAAAtactcatgtatattcaacaaaggtcgtggtttgctgatatgactaatttcaaagctgcaggAGTAATCCCAGATGATCTCAATTGgcatcaaagaaaaagaaatttacatgaTGCCAAACAGTTCATTTAGGATGATCCTTACTTGTTCAAAATTGGGGCAGATAACCTTCTAAGGCGCTGTGTGACTAAGGAAAAGGTGGAAGGAATTTTATGGCACTATCATGACTCACCTTATGGGGGGCATTTTAGTGGAGAGAAAATAGCTACAAAAGTGCTCCAGTCAGGATTTTATTGACCTACTCTGTTTAAAGATGCTCACAATCATGCCAGAAActgtgataagtgtcaaaggACAGGTAATATCTCCAAACGGCATGAGATGCCACTACAAAGCATATAAGTTGAagtttttgattgttggggcaTAGATTTTGTTGGACCTTTTCCACCCTCTTTCAATAATGAGCAAATGGGTGGAGGCCCTGGCCTGTCCCAAGAATGATTCCAAAACTgtcatcaaattttttaaaaggcAAATTTTCTTCCGGTTTGGAACACCCAGGGTACTCATTAGTGATgaaggatctcatttttgcaattttcaGCTAGCAAGGATACTCAAACATTATAGTGTGAGACACAATGTAGCTACACCGTATCATCCACAAACAAACAGGCAAGCAGAGGTTTCcaacagggagataaaaagaattttagaaAAGACAGTGGCTTATCAAGAAAAGATTGGTCTCAAAAGTTGGATGATGCCCTTTGGGCATATAGAACTGTAATGAAGACAACTATTGAATTATCTCCTTTTCAAATGGTTTATGGAAAGGCATGCCACCTTCCGGTGGAGATGAAACATCGGGCTCTGTGggctttaaaattcttgaattatGATTCTTGTGACACTGCAGAAAAAAGGAAAAGGCAAATTGTTGAGCTTGAGGAGATGTGGCTGCACGCCTATGATTCTTCaaagaattacaaagaaaatgtGAAGTTTTATTATGACAAGAAGCTGGTAAAGAAAGTCTTCAATCAGGACAACAGGTATTGATGTTCAATTCACGACTAAAACTTTTCCCTGGAAAGTTGAAGTCCAAGTGGTCTGGTCCATTTATAATCAAGAATGTTCTTCCACATGGAGCAGTTGAGTTAACAGATCCAGCATCTGAAGATCCACAAAGAAGTTAGGTTGCCAGTGGACAACGTCTCAAGCATTATTTGGGTGGTGAGGTGGAACGCCTTTCCACAGTCATGGAGTTGGTTGATCCAGATTGAAcctattgggtcaagctagtgacgttaaagaagctcttactaggaggcaacccagctttccaaaattttccctttcttttattttattattttattttgtttattgttgaaCTCTTTTTATATTcctgtttttattgtttttctataGTATAGGAATGATGTACTTTGCTCTATCTTATTCCAGTGGTTTAGTTCTTCTAATGTTGTGTTTTGATGAGTGTTACTTTTTTATGCTCATTTTTTGGATTGaggttgagatgatgcatgatgtgaaAATACACAGGTGGTTGCTTCTAACATGtgaaacaggtgcttgaggtaaaacttGATTGAGATACTAAGCATGATGTTTTTCTGATCTCTGGaacttgagagtttacctgtgtgagttttgggcttcagagttgttgtaaataattgctattactttgaaagcataaaagattttgcccaaattttttgtgattgaactacttgcttgcaggtttcatatgatcaaggtcatctcTTGTTTTCCCTTATTCTTTTATCCTTCATAAATTTTTCCACTAAAAAGAAAACCAATTGTTCTACcttttgaaccttgagccttatgcatgttttgaaaaccctattttaaattctttaccttgagttgagttgagaatatttgtgaggtattgaaaaaggttcaagtttggggttgctggtATGCAACCCCACTTTTCTAAGCAGTGAGCAATTGAAAAgcaacagaaaaagaaaaagaaaaatcaaaaggaaagaaaatgaaaggaaaaaggaaaaataaaaagaaaagaaaatagagctCACTACAAGGGAAAAAGGTTGGGAAAGatcttcttgaaaagagaacctgTGAGTAATTGATAAATtcataaatgtctctcttaactcaaggaattttgctgaccagaaaaaccaatttccttcttagcccaaccaagCTACAAGCCATAAAAATCTCTTGTGATGACAACTTGCTTGTAAGTCTGTTTGATTGtagttaaatgaaaggcaaagctaatttgtgtgacattatgatagcagagtgaaaaaaaaagcaCCAACACTATACACCTGTATGTGAGTGATACACTTGTGAGtacttgagtgaaacactttccttggtgagaagtagttctttgaatttctgattacatctctgcttggttgattgattatTCGTAAGGATAGCATCTGTTGAATTGTTTG from the Vigna angularis cultivar LongXiaoDou No.4 chromosome 3, ASM1680809v1, whole genome shotgun sequence genome contains:
- the LOC128195822 gene encoding uncharacterized protein LOC128195822, whose product is MPSYVKFLKEFLTKKRKYIEEETIEVQGNCSAIIQKLLPPKYKDPRSFNIPCTIGNISVGKALIDLGASINVMSLSMFEKIQGLELKPTRMTLQLVDRSLKYPYGVAEDVLMKVDKFLFPMDFVIMEMEEDVNVPLILGRPFMKTSRVLIDVENGKLKVRMQDEEVNFDVFQAMSHPKDDKECFHLDSLDEICIIQENKASNTLSLEEMLVDTCEEFNEKEEELIDECMTDLEELKKVPLQNTEVKAKVSKIELKMLLLHLKYVFLEEGGNKPVIISNSLSPKEEEKLVEILKANKGAIGWSISDLKGISPTYCMHKIFMEDDYKPVAQP